The Spirochaeta cellobiosiphila DSM 17781 nucleotide sequence AAATTTCTTCATTTTTCATATATATCCTTATGATAAACTTTATTAATGATGTGGAAGCTTCTAGTTACCTCGAAGTCGGCCTGTTTCATAGAGTACTTTAAGGTGAAACTAATACAGTACTGTTACTATCTTGGCGTGTTAATATGTATTTCAATACATCTAGTAATATAACCTAAATTTATCTTACCCTATTTTTTATTCCTCTTTGATTTTACTAATCTCACTATTAGGTATGTAATTCCTATCAGTATTAAGAAAATAAATAAAAAGAATAAGAATATGGTTCCATAATAAATGAAATCATCTAAAGGTCTTTTAACAAGATTAGCATTTTTTTCGACTTCCTCTAATAATATCTGACGCTGTTCTTCTAATTTCTTTTGTTCTTCTGCTTCTTTTATCGCTTGTTCTGTTTTTAGCCTTTCCTGGTTTTCCTGATACTGCTGGGCTGCTTCGAGGAGTTCAGCATGTTCTGCTTCATATTGTTCCTGTTCTTCACGTGAGGTGGTATCATTTAAGGATATGTCTCCTCCGAATACCCAGCCTGTTTGATTATTATCTGTTTTGACTTTGAGCCAATTTGATTGGATATCGTTTATTGTTACGCTGTTAGCCTTTTCAAGTATTGTGACAACATCGTCCTTTTTGATGTCACTAACTATGTCTGAGTTAGAGTCTGGCTCTGTTCGTATTGTTGTGTTATGTAATGTTAAGTAGGCATTTCCTGTCTTGTGGTCAAGGATTGTCTCATCGTCATAATCACTGGTTCCATTAGCGTGGCGAGGCCATAGGATTTTACTGGAATCATAGGGTTCTCTTCTGACGAAGTGTTCTATTTCCTTTGCCATTTCTTTGGTTCCCCTGACATAGGTGAAGATATGGTTTGAAGATCTTACTGAGTCTATGTACATATCTAGGTAGTCGCCGTCTTGTACGAAGATTAGGTTATAAGGGGATGAATGACTTATAATCTGTTCATATCCAGACTGAATTAATGTATTATCATCATAAGCATTTGATATTATGGAAAACTTAATATTATTGGCTTTGATAGCTATTGAATCAACTAATAACCTAGTAAAGTCGTGATAAGGACTTCTTGATGTCACTATTAAATTAGGTTTTAATAAAATATATAGTGTTTGAAAATCTTCATACCATTCTCTATATGGGCCTGGTTCGTTTCTATGAAGTGTTTTTTCCCATGTGTTCCAAGATTTGTCTTGATTGAAGATGTAAGACTTTATCCTTTCATTGGACTTATATTGGAGAATATCAAAGTAATAGGACATTACCCAAATAGAATTATTGAATGGTTGTGGTAAATGAAGAGGCTTTTTCTTGAGTTCTAAATAATCACAACTGATGTACAAACTCTCTTCTAAATTTATTGGATGTACTTCAATCTCAGTAGTAAAATTATAATCATTTAGATTTCCACCTACAAAATCAGTGTCAATATAATGTATTACTTCAGCACCTTTTGGTAATTTTTTACCATCTATTGTATTTGATTCTGTGACAATATAATTTAATTCTTGTGCAGATAAAATATTAGAAAATAGCATAAGTGATATCAAATAAATAATTTTTGGATTCATAATTTTCCTCTTATATCCCAATATATATCATTATAAATAAATGGATTACAAATATAATACTTTTCTAATAATACATTTGGTGTTAAATATCTTAGATGTTCCACAAATTCTTTTTCTTCTTTATCACTCAAAAAAAGTTGTAAATGCAAATGAGCTCCTCCTCCGTGTTCTCTAGTTTTAAGGAAGTCATTTCCTTCCAAGTTATAGTCAACCCCTTGTATCATTTGCTGTTTATCTTCAGACCAATTCCAACTTGTGTGGCAATGTCCGGTATTACCAATATAACCAACAATATCTCCAGGTACGCATATACTTCCAACTTTAGGTATATATCTTTTATGTAAGTGACCTAAAAGAAAATACCTATTTAATCCATTATATTTTTGACTAGCTTGAATAATGACACATTTTCCATAATGATAATTACCATAATCGTGTGTCCAAATAACCTTGCCACGTATCAATGCTTTAATTGGTATTTCTCCACTTTTAGAATGAGCAACTGCTAAATCTACACCTTCATGTCTATAATCATCTTCATCATTATCACTTGGTTTTTCATTAAACCATTGTGTTAATGAATATTCTTCAGGCA carries:
- a CDS encoding SH3 domain-containing protein, coding for MNPKIIYLISLMLFSNILSAQELNYIVTESNTIDGKKLPKGAEVIHYIDTDFVGGNLNDYNFTTEIEVHPINLEESLYISCDYLELKKKPLHLPQPFNNSIWVMSYYFDILQYKSNERIKSYIFNQDKSWNTWEKTLHRNEPGPYREWYEDFQTLYILLKPNLIVTSRSPYHDFTRLLVDSIAIKANNIKFSIISNAYDDNTLIQSGYEQIISHSSPYNLIFVQDGDYLDMYIDSVRSSNHIFTYVRGTKEMAKEIEHFVRREPYDSSKILWPRHANGTSDYDDETILDHKTGNAYLTLHNTTIRTEPDSNSDIVSDIKKDDVVTILEKANSVTINDIQSNWLKVKTDNNQTGWVFGGDISLNDTTSREEQEQYEAEHAELLEAAQQYQENQERLKTEQAIKEAEEQKKLEEQRQILLEEVEKNANLVKRPLDDFIYYGTIFLFFLFIFLILIGITYLIVRLVKSKRNKK